In Apium graveolens cultivar Ventura chromosome 10, ASM990537v1, whole genome shotgun sequence, the following are encoded in one genomic region:
- the LOC141693951 gene encoding uncharacterized protein LOC141693951, whose translation MYYIHSVKQNKIMLRYIILFISTLAASSTCRNSGAATGLNNVTDQQALLSVKAYITGDPNGVLSSWNHSIHFCEWKGITCSHRHERVTKLDLSSQKLDGTMSPYIGNFSFLRVLYLDVNNFRGSIPGEIGKLFRLRYLYLGSNSFQGGFPMNLTHCTDIRHIHLAGNNLGGKLPADFTLWSKLVVFSTRINSFTGDIPSSIGNMSSLTSFDIARNNITGNIPLEIAQLLKLQHLQLALNNLLGTVPPQIYNISSLTFVSLTGNGLQGRLPADLFSSLFKMKSFFASDNQFSGPLPPSIINASKLVGFDIGGNNFTGPLPINLGGLLSLERLGLGNNQLGYNQQPGDLRFLSSLANCTRLKQLGLFSAGLIGKIPNSIANFSTTLNYLGFSGNYIYGSIPKEIGKLFNLNYLSMDVNMLTRDIPESICKLSKLEKLFLSHNNISGVIPACISNITGLLIFSMGQNLLHGSIPTALFNMTALLGINLFNNYLNGVISGIGLSSQCFALYLDQNLLTGPLPSNIGSFKHLTTLRLSNNKLIGDIPTSLGDCVMLEELLMDGNLFNGKIPNSFKHLKNLAFLDLSNNTMSGNIPNFLGELVQIQFLNLSYNKFEGEVSKKGKFSNVSAFSVVGNFQLCGGIQALKLPACPTNISEAKNNHLPLRMILLLVLLPLATLLACFTFVFYRMKSKKKEVEALVLQGDQYPRISYQDLLLATNNFSPENLLGEGRYGSVFKGNLESLQQIVAVKVLNVVVQGSDKNFLSECHMLRNIRHRNIIKIITVCSSTDFKGNDFKALVLEFMTNGSLDNWLHPSPSDQGNERNLTLFQRLNISIDVALAVDYMQHQCHTKVIHCDIKPSNVLLDEDFVARVGDFGLARFFQTSASDINQAQSSTTAVGGTVGYVPPEYGMGGRISAEGDVYSYGILLLEMFTAQRPRGSGMLMEDADNLHGYVRNALPQRIMEIADPRITLEADSESLRLELGSRSSISSRMEVCLASVFEVGVLCSVERPQERIDISVAIKMLQVARDKLMR comes from the exons ATGTACTATATTCATTCTGTAAAACAAAACAAGATTATGTTGAgatatataattctcttcattTCAACATTAGCAGCATCTTCTACTTGTAGAAACAGTGGTGCAGCTACTGGCTTGAATAATGTTACAGACCAGCAAGCCTTGCTTTCTGTCAAGGCTTACATAACAGGTGATCCAAATGGTGTGCTGAGCTCTTGGAACCATTCCATCCATTTCTGTGAGTGGAAAGGCATAACATGCAGCCACAGACATGAGAGAGTAACAAAGTTAGACCTTTCATCTCAAAAACTGGACGGAACCATGTCTCCGTATATTGGGAACTTCTCCTTTCTTAGAGTACTTTACCTTGATGTAAATAACTTCCGCGGCTCAATTCCTGGAGAAATTGGTAAACTGTTTCGCCTACGGTATCTTTACTTGGGAAGTAATTCTTTCCAAGGTGGTTTTCCAATGAATTTAACCCACTGTACAGATATCAGGCATATCCATCTAGCAGGAAACAATCTCGGAGGTAAATTACCTGCTGATTTTACATTGTGGTCTAAACTTGTAGTGTTCAGTACAAGGATAAATTCTTTCACTGGAGATATCCCATCGTCAATTGGTAATATGTCATCCCTTACTTCCTTTGATATAGCTAGAAATAATATAACGGGGAACATACCTTTGGAAATTGCTCAACTTTTGAAATTACAACATCTTCAATTGGCATTAAACAATCTGTTAGGTACCGTTCCCCCGCAAATTTACAATATCTCATCTCTCACTTTTGTTAGCCTCACTGGAAATGGTTTACAAGGAAGGCTCCCAGCAGATTTATTTTCCTCCCTTTTCAAGATGAAGTCATTTTTCGCTTCTGATAATCAATTTTCAGGGCCTTTGCCACCATCCATAATCAATGCTTCAAAGCTTGTTGGTTTTGACATTGGTGGTAACAATTTTACTGGTCCACTACCAATAAATCTCGGTGGCCTTTTGAGTCTTGAACGGCTGGGCCTGGGAAATAATCAACTTGGATATAATCAACAACCTGGTGATTTGCGTTTCCTCAGCTCTTTGGCAAACTGTACACGTCTTAAACAATTAGGTCTATTTTCTGCAGGTTTGATCGGGAAGATCCCTAATTCCATTGCGAATTTCTCAACAACATTAAATTATCTAGGCTTCAGTGGAAATTACATCTACGGAAGCATACCCAAAGAAATTGGGAAACTCTTTAACTTAAATTATCTTTCCATGGATGTAAACATGTTAACAAGAGATATTCCAGAATCAATTTGTAAGTTATCCAAGTTAGAAAAGTTGTTTCTATCTCATAACAACATTTCAGGAGTAATTCCAGCTTGCATAAGCAACATTACTGGATTACTTATTTTCAGCATGGGCCAGAACTTGCTCCATGGAAGCATACCTACTGCACTGTTTAATATGACAGCGTTGCTAGGGATTAACCTTTTTAACAACTACCTCAATGGCGTGATTTCCGGGATAGGACTTTCTTCACAATGTTTTGCACTTTACTTGGATCAAAATCTACTGACTGGGCCACTGCCATCCAACATTGGAAGCTTTAAGCATCTTACCACCCTAAGACTTTCAAATAACAAACTAATTGGAGACATACCCACCAGTCTGGGTGATTGTGTAATGTTGGAGGAACTACTCATGGATGGAAACCTTTTCAATGGTAAgattccaaattctttcaaacATTTAAAAAATCTTGCGTTTTTAGATCTTTCAAATAACACTATGTCAGGAAATATTCCTAACTTTCTCGGAGAGCTAGTTCAAATTCAATTCCTCAATCTGTCGTACAATAAATTTGAGGGCGAGGTGTCTAAAAAAGGCAAGTTCTCAAATGTCAGTGCTTTTTCAGTGGTTGGAAATTTTCAGCTTTGTGGAGGTATTCAAGCATTGAAATTACCTGCTTGTCCTACAAACATCTCTGAGGCTAAGAACAATCATCTTCCGTTGAGAATGATACTCCTTTTAGTTCTTCTACCTCTTGCTACCTTGTTAGCATGTTTTACCTTTGTTTTTTATCGAATGAAGTCCAAGAAGAAAGAAGTTGAAGCGTTAGTTTTGCAAGGAGACCAGTACCCTAGGATTTCTTATCAAGATCTGCTACTTGCAACAAATAATTTTTCCCCAGAAAATTTACTAGGGGAGGGAAGATATGGTTCGGTGTTCAAAGGAAATCTTGAATCATTGCAACAGATTGTTGCTGTGAAAGTACTAAATGTTGTAGTACAGGGATCCGACAAGAATTTCTTGTCAGAATGCCATATGTTGAGAAATATTCGCCACCGAAATATCATCAAGATAATCACAGTTTGCTCTAGCACTGATTTTAAGGGTAACGACTTCAAGGCATTGGTTCTTGAGTTCATGACAAACGGGAGCCTAGACAACTGGTTACATCCTAGTCCATCTGATCAAGGGAATGAACGCAATTTGACTCTGTTCCAGAGGCTAAATATTTCCATTGATGTTGCATTGGCGGTGGATTACATGCAGCATCAATGCCACACAAAAGTAATTCACTGTGACATAAAGCCAAGCAATGTTCTTCTCGATGAGGACTTCGTTGCTCGTGTTGGTGATTTTGGTTTGGCCAGATTTTTCCAAACTAGTGCAAGTGATATCAATCAAGCACAATCGAGTACAACTGCTGTTGGAGGAACTGTTGGATATGTTCCCCCAG AGTATGGAATGGGCGGGAGGATATCTGCAGAGGGAGATGTGTATAGCTATGGAATTCTGTTACTGGAAATGTTCACAGCGCAGAGACCTAGAGGTAGCGGCATGCTGATGGAGGATGCTGATAATCTTCATGGTTACGTGAGGAACGCGCTTCCCCAAAGGATTATGGAGATTGCTGATCCCAGGATTACACTAGAAGCGGATAGTGAATCCCTGAGGCTTGAATTGGGTAGCAGGAGCAGCATATCTAGTAGGATGGAAGTTTGCTTGGCTTCCGTATTTGAAGTCGGGGTTTTGTGTTCAGTTGAAAGACCACAAGAACGCATTGACATTAGTGTTGCTATTAAGATGCTGCAAGTAGCAAGGGACAAACTTATGCGGTAG